AATAGCAGAAATCACCCCGGGTCTGGTACTCGGAAATGCTATCGTCACTGTACTGGTTTCCTATGTAGAAGAACTCGCGTATCGGGGCTATCTCTTGACGCGTTCTTCTAGGATTGCTTTAGGGAAATCATTTGGAATCATCTTGAGCTCAATTGTCTTTTCCTTGCTTCATTACAGCTGGTGGGTTCCAATGGGTGTTGTTTCCTTACATCTTATCCTGTTGTTTAGCTTTAACCTGTTTCTGGGTGGCGTTGTGTTGAGCCTCATGTATTTCCTCTCCGGAAGAAGATTATGGGCTCCGATAGGGTTTCATTTTGCATGGAATATTGTTGCTTATGTTGCATTCCCAGTCTTCCCAACAGAGCCGGTCCAAAACCCTGCATTGTTTCAGATTGAATGGGGTATCACCACCATTC
The nucleotide sequence above comes from Candidatus Thorarchaeota archaeon. Encoded proteins:
- a CDS encoding CPBP family intramembrane metalloprotease: MRPIAEITPGLVLGNAIVTVLVSYVEELAYRGYLLTRSSRIALGKSFGIILSSIVFSLLHYSWWVPMGVVSLHLILLFSFNLFLGGVVLSLMYFLSGRRLWAPIGFHFAWNIVAYVAFPVFPTEPVQNPALFQIEWGITTI